Proteins co-encoded in one Xanthomonas campestris pv. badrii genomic window:
- a CDS encoding response regulator, with protein MSVLRGVRVLVVENDDMNAMLLELQLSHIGAAVVGPVGQVQDALQLIQADAPDIAVLDYRLGNGETSEPVARLLAERGIPFVLATGVATGSIPAGFERGVILTKPYLSEELINALSRARQLSGADS; from the coding sequence ATGTCGGTGTTGCGTGGAGTTCGGGTACTCGTGGTCGAAAACGATGACATGAATGCCATGCTGCTCGAGTTGCAGCTCTCCCACATTGGTGCGGCTGTGGTCGGACCGGTCGGGCAAGTCCAGGATGCACTGCAGCTGATCCAGGCCGATGCGCCGGACATCGCGGTGCTGGACTATCGCCTTGGCAACGGCGAGACCAGCGAACCTGTGGCACGCCTGCTGGCCGAGCGTGGCATCCCCTTCGTTCTGGCCACCGGTGTGGCCACTGGCAGCATCCCCGCCGGCTTCGAACGCGGCGTGATCCTGACCAAGCCGTATCTGTCCGAAGAACTGATCAACGCCTTGTCGCGCGCGCGGCAGTTGAGCGGCGCCGACAGTTGA
- a CDS encoding PAS domain S-box protein: MESAVSPFAGLLPEMSETASLLLASSCANDPLLRSSAALRTTLSVCLHARHPMLLTWGEHACCIYNDACIAGLGARHPAAFGKPLSALTTDDLPGAAPGGVQRSTWSSSPVLEDGRQVGTLYVATGSVADSQLPRSTAAAPAAASALDQSPAFMAVLRGPDYVIESVNQRFHDLVGERPLLGRALLEAMPEIADQGYLGLLDEVRRSGRPFIGESMTAYLQRSPGSALDETFVDFLYQPMRDSDGRIDAILVHGFDVTAQRRNESRDSFLLMLEDALQHVSDPRQIIDTSVRLLGEHLQANRCAFGLAAADGSTMHVISDHVQDMPSLQGDFPLEAAQGLRDALLDNRPWFTTDAKAPGAPDYVAEQYRRSGLRASLAIPLHKHGHLVAAIGVHQRAPRRWLSTEIELVRLVAARCWESMQRAKAQQQLAASEARLRRLADTLPQIIFIAGPDGRPHYFNRRWYEYTGLDPADNQDAAWHRAHTSAGLQLSGETWATALQREHAYEMECELLRHDGQARWHLTRALPVRGEDGGIAEWIGTYTDIHDRRMFEQQLRESEIRFRALCETVPAMIWMSDAQGACVYWNPRWYHFTGQGEDQALDQGWWDVMHPDDAGRVRLAFEQALERRGEFLAEYRLRRHDGQYRWCIDTASPHFASDGRFLGHIGSLTDISERKHIEDATASDRAILSLITTGAPLPVVLDAIALSVEARGEIPLCCSVMVLDEVRHTLSFGSAPHFPLEYHGQFEPVPITSDGPPCARAAHLGRQIICTDIQAEPSFSRHHAMSAALGIVACCVTPILASTGQVLGTLNIYYDRIHLPSLREQAMARSASHLAGIVIERTRVDAKLKLSLQAETAARNQAEHASRVKDEFLATLSHELRTPLNAILGWSRLMQSPTFAPDTLGKGLVIIERSARAQTQIIDDLLDMSAILSGKIRLQAEHFDIAGLARSTVDLMQPAALARNIALELDAPIGSELWFFGDAGRLQQVLTNLLSNALKFTAPGGTVRVGLDVEDGRLRLCVQDTGIGIAAEFLPHVFDRFRQADAGTTRRVGGLGLGLSISRQLVDLHGGSLGASSAGEGRGALFTIVLPFQHGVSGLRPASADPAQVGPLPADCHGRLDRVRVLLVDDDQDSREAVLQFLMLAGAQVQAAGSVDAAEQCLAEAPFDVLVSDIAMPVRDGYDLIRTVRAGGGELPRHIPAIALTAYVREEDRDRAVVAGFDAHMGKPVEPPGLVDLIERLVVPTRARQGAA; encoded by the coding sequence ATGGAGAGTGCCGTGTCGCCATTTGCCGGCCTGTTACCGGAGATGAGCGAAACTGCGAGCCTGCTGCTAGCGTCCAGCTGCGCCAACGATCCGCTGTTGCGCAGCAGTGCGGCGTTGCGCACCACGCTGTCGGTCTGCCTGCATGCACGGCATCCGATGTTGCTGACCTGGGGCGAGCACGCATGCTGTATCTACAACGACGCCTGCATTGCCGGCCTGGGCGCGCGCCATCCGGCTGCCTTCGGAAAGCCGCTCAGCGCGCTGACAACTGACGACCTGCCAGGCGCTGCGCCTGGCGGTGTGCAGCGATCGACATGGTCGAGCAGCCCGGTACTGGAGGACGGCCGGCAGGTCGGCACGCTGTATGTGGCCACCGGGTCTGTCGCCGATAGCCAACTCCCCCGCTCCACCGCTGCGGCGCCAGCAGCAGCATCGGCGCTCGACCAATCGCCGGCATTCATGGCGGTGCTGCGTGGGCCGGACTACGTCATCGAAAGCGTCAACCAACGTTTCCACGATCTTGTCGGCGAGCGGCCGTTGCTGGGCCGGGCACTGCTGGAGGCCATGCCGGAAATTGCCGACCAGGGCTATCTCGGCCTGCTCGACGAGGTGCGCCGCAGCGGGCGGCCTTTCATCGGCGAGTCGATGACCGCCTATCTGCAGCGCTCACCCGGCAGCGCGCTGGATGAAACCTTCGTCGACTTCCTCTATCAGCCGATGCGCGACAGCGATGGCCGGATCGATGCGATCCTGGTGCACGGCTTCGATGTCACCGCGCAGCGGCGCAACGAGAGCCGCGACAGCTTCCTGCTGATGCTCGAAGACGCCTTGCAGCATGTCTCGGACCCGCGCCAGATCATCGATACCAGCGTGCGCCTGTTGGGCGAGCATCTGCAGGCCAACCGCTGCGCCTTCGGGCTGGCGGCCGCTGACGGCAGCACCATGCATGTCATCAGCGACCATGTGCAGGACATGCCCAGCCTGCAAGGCGACTTCCCGCTGGAAGCGGCGCAGGGCCTGCGCGATGCGCTGCTGGACAATCGCCCGTGGTTCACCACCGATGCAAAGGCGCCTGGTGCGCCGGATTACGTGGCCGAGCAATATCGCCGCTCGGGCCTGCGCGCATCGCTGGCGATTCCGCTGCACAAGCATGGCCATCTGGTGGCGGCCATCGGCGTGCACCAGCGCGCACCGCGGCGCTGGCTGTCCACCGAGATCGAGCTGGTGCGGCTGGTGGCGGCGCGCTGCTGGGAGTCGATGCAACGGGCAAAGGCGCAACAGCAGCTGGCGGCCAGCGAAGCGCGCCTGCGGCGCCTGGCCGATACGCTGCCACAGATCATCTTCATTGCCGGGCCGGATGGCCGGCCACACTATTTCAACCGGCGCTGGTACGAATACACCGGCCTGGATCCGGCCGACAACCAGGACGCCGCCTGGCATCGTGCCCACACCAGCGCGGGCTTGCAGTTGTCGGGCGAAACCTGGGCCACGGCGTTGCAGCGTGAGCACGCCTACGAGATGGAATGCGAGCTGCTGCGTCACGACGGCCAGGCGCGCTGGCACCTGACCCGCGCGCTGCCGGTGCGTGGCGAGGATGGCGGCATTGCCGAGTGGATCGGCACCTACACCGATATCCATGATCGCCGCATGTTCGAGCAGCAACTGCGCGAGAGCGAAATCCGCTTCCGCGCGCTGTGCGAGACGGTGCCGGCGATGATCTGGATGTCCGATGCGCAAGGCGCCTGCGTGTACTGGAACCCGCGCTGGTACCACTTCACCGGCCAGGGCGAGGATCAGGCGCTGGACCAGGGCTGGTGGGACGTGATGCACCCGGACGATGCCGGGCGCGTACGGCTGGCCTTCGAACAGGCGCTGGAGCGGCGTGGCGAATTCCTGGCCGAATACCGCTTGCGCCGCCACGACGGCCAGTACCGCTGGTGCATCGATACCGCCTCGCCGCATTTCGCCAGCGATGGGCGCTTTCTCGGGCATATCGGCTCGCTCACCGACATCTCCGAACGCAAGCACATCGAAGATGCCACCGCCTCCGACCGTGCGATCCTGAGCCTGATCACCACCGGCGCACCGCTGCCGGTGGTGCTGGACGCGATTGCATTGAGCGTGGAAGCGCGCGGGGAGATTCCCCTGTGCTGCTCGGTGATGGTGCTGGATGAGGTTCGCCATACCTTAAGCTTCGGGTCGGCGCCGCATTTTCCGCTGGAGTATCACGGCCAGTTCGAGCCGGTGCCGATCACATCGGACGGCCCACCCTGCGCACGCGCCGCGCATCTCGGGCGGCAAATCATCTGCACCGACATCCAGGCCGAGCCGAGCTTCAGCCGCCATCATGCGATGTCGGCGGCACTGGGCATCGTGGCGTGCTGCGTGACGCCGATCCTGGCCAGCACTGGCCAGGTGCTGGGCACGCTCAACATCTATTACGATCGCATCCACCTGCCCTCGCTGCGCGAACAGGCGATGGCCCGCTCCGCATCGCATCTGGCCGGGATCGTGATCGAACGGACCCGCGTCGATGCCAAGCTCAAGCTATCGCTGCAGGCGGAAACCGCCGCACGCAACCAGGCCGAGCACGCCAGCCGGGTCAAGGATGAATTCCTGGCCACGCTCAGCCACGAATTGCGTACGCCGCTCAATGCCATCCTGGGTTGGTCGCGGCTGATGCAGTCGCCGACCTTCGCGCCGGACACCCTGGGCAAGGGCCTGGTCATCATCGAGCGTAGCGCGCGTGCGCAGACGCAGATCATCGACGACCTGCTGGACATGAGCGCCATCCTGTCCGGCAAGATCCGCCTGCAGGCCGAGCACTTCGACATCGCCGGCCTGGCCCGCAGCACGGTGGACCTGATGCAGCCGGCCGCGCTGGCGCGCAACATCGCGCTGGAACTGGATGCGCCCATCGGCAGCGAACTCTGGTTCTTCGGCGATGCCGGACGCCTGCAGCAGGTGCTGACCAATCTGCTCAGCAACGCACTCAAGTTCACCGCCCCGGGCGGCACGGTGCGGGTTGGTCTGGATGTGGAAGATGGACGCCTGCGGCTGTGCGTGCAGGACACCGGCATCGGTATCGCAGCGGAGTTCCTGCCGCATGTGTTCGACCGCTTCCGGCAGGCCGATGCCGGCACGACGCGCCGCGTTGGCGGCCTGGGGCTGGGCCTGTCGATCTCGCGCCAGCTGGTGGACCTGCACGGTGGCAGCCTGGGCGCTTCCAGCGCCGGCGAGGGCCGAGGGGCGCTGTTCACCATCGTGCTGCCGTTCCAGCATGGCGTCAGCGGCCTGCGCCCGGCATCGGCCGACCCGGCTCAGGTGGGCCCGCTCCCGGCCGACTGCCACGGGCGCCTGGACCGTGTGCGTGTGCTGCTGGTCGACGATGATCAGGATTCGCGCGAGGCGGTGCTGCAGTTCCTGATGCTGGCCGGTGCGCAGGTACAGGCCGCCGGCTCGGTGGATGCGGCCGAGCAGTGCCTGGCCGAGGCGCCCTTCGACGTGCTGGTCAGCGATATCGCGATGCCGGTGCGCGATGGCTACGACCTGATCCGCACCGTGCGTGCCGGTGGCGGCGAGCTGCCGCGGCATATCCCGGCGATCGCGCTGACGGCCTACGTGCGCGAGGAAGACCGCGACCGCGCAGTGGTGGCCGGCTTCGATGCGCACATGGGCAAACCGGTGGAGCCGCCCGGCCTGGTCGACCTGATCGAACGCCTGGTGGTACCGACGCGCGCGAGGCAGGGAGCGGCGTGA
- a CDS encoding Tex family protein — translation MHDSQLAQQIARTIADEIGAQPAQARAAIALLDEGASVPFIARYRKEVTGGLDDTQLRNLETRLTYLRELEDRRTAILSSIDEQGKLSDELRNEIAAADTKSRLEDLYLPYKPKRRTRAQIAREAGLEPLADGLLADPTQAPEVAAAAFIDAEKGVADIKAALEGARAILMERWGEDAALVGELRSWLNDNGVIRARVAEGKEEAGAKYRDYFDHAESLAKIPSHRLLALFRARREEFLHLDLDPGTDAEAGHQYAEGRVARNAGISNDGRPADRWLLDACRLTWRAKLHMHLLLDLFNQAREKAEAEAIAVFGDNLKDLMLAAPAGPRVVLGLDPGIRTGCKIAVVDATGKLVATETIYPHEPKRQWDQSLQTIKKLCMQHNVELIAIGNGTASRETDKLAGEAIALCEGAKLQKIVVSEAGASVYSASEFAAKEFPELDVSLRGAVSIARRLQDPLAELVKIEPKAIGVGQYQHDVDQYRLAKALEARVEDCVNAVGVYVNTASAALLSRVSGLSSTVAENIVRHRDDNGPFKRRKDLLKVPRLGDKTFEQCAGFLRIADGDEPLDVSAVHPEAYPVVERIVASTGKPIKALLGDGSFLRGLKAELFTDERFGLPTVRDILKELEKPGRDPRPEFKAAQFAEGIEDIKHLKPGMILEGVVSNVAAFGAFVDIGVHQDGLVHISALSDTFVKDPRDVVKAGDIVKVKVLEVDVARKRIALTRRLSDTPPVADGAAPSRDTRGNGGPGQGRRDGGGGRGPAQGNSKPRITAPPADNALAAAFARAKRS, via the coding sequence ATGCACGATAGCCAGCTTGCCCAGCAGATTGCTCGCACCATCGCCGATGAGATCGGTGCCCAGCCCGCCCAGGCGCGCGCCGCCATTGCCCTGCTGGACGAAGGTGCCAGCGTCCCGTTCATCGCCCGCTACCGCAAGGAAGTCACTGGCGGCCTGGACGACACGCAGTTGCGTAACCTGGAAACGCGCCTGACCTATTTGCGCGAGCTGGAAGACCGCCGCACGGCCATCCTGTCCAGCATCGACGAACAGGGCAAGCTCAGCGACGAACTGCGCAACGAGATTGCTGCCGCCGACACCAAGTCGCGGCTGGAAGACCTCTACCTGCCTTACAAGCCCAAGCGCCGCACCCGCGCGCAGATCGCGCGCGAAGCCGGGCTGGAACCGCTGGCCGACGGGTTGCTGGCCGACCCGACCCAGGCACCCGAGGTGGCTGCGGCAGCCTTCATCGACGCCGAGAAGGGCGTGGCCGATATCAAGGCCGCGCTGGAAGGGGCCCGCGCCATCCTGATGGAGCGCTGGGGCGAAGACGCCGCACTGGTTGGCGAGCTGCGCAGCTGGTTGAACGACAACGGCGTCATCCGCGCGCGCGTCGCCGAAGGCAAGGAAGAGGCCGGTGCCAAGTACCGCGATTACTTCGACCATGCCGAGTCGCTGGCGAAGATCCCCTCGCACCGCCTGCTGGCGTTGTTCCGTGCGCGGCGCGAAGAGTTCCTGCATCTGGACCTGGACCCGGGCACCGACGCCGAGGCGGGGCACCAATACGCCGAAGGCCGGGTGGCGCGCAATGCCGGTATTTCCAACGACGGCCGTCCGGCCGACCGCTGGTTGCTGGACGCCTGCCGGCTGACCTGGCGCGCCAAGCTGCACATGCACCTGCTGCTGGACCTGTTCAATCAGGCGCGCGAAAAGGCCGAGGCCGAGGCGATCGCGGTGTTCGGTGACAACCTCAAAGATCTCATGCTGGCCGCCCCGGCCGGACCGCGTGTGGTGCTGGGCCTGGACCCGGGCATCCGCACTGGCTGCAAGATCGCCGTGGTCGATGCCACCGGCAAGCTGGTGGCCACCGAGACGATTTATCCGCATGAACCCAAGCGGCAGTGGGACCAGTCGCTGCAGACCATCAAAAAGTTGTGCATGCAGCACAACGTTGAGCTGATTGCGATCGGCAACGGCACTGCCAGCCGCGAGACCGACAAGCTGGCCGGCGAAGCGATTGCGCTGTGCGAAGGCGCCAAGCTGCAGAAGATCGTTGTCAGCGAAGCGGGCGCGTCGGTGTATTCGGCGTCCGAGTTCGCCGCCAAGGAATTTCCGGAGCTGGACGTGTCGCTGCGCGGCGCGGTCTCGATCGCCCGGCGCCTGCAGGACCCGCTGGCCGAACTGGTCAAGATCGAGCCCAAGGCAATCGGCGTGGGCCAGTACCAGCACGACGTGGACCAGTATCGCCTGGCCAAGGCGCTGGAAGCGCGCGTGGAAGACTGCGTCAATGCGGTCGGCGTGTACGTCAACACCGCTTCGGCCGCGCTGCTGTCGCGCGTGTCCGGGCTGTCCAGCACGGTGGCCGAAAACATCGTGCGCCATCGCGACGACAACGGCCCGTTCAAACGCCGCAAGGACCTGCTCAAGGTGCCGCGCCTGGGCGACAAGACCTTCGAACAATGCGCCGGCTTCCTGCGCATCGCCGATGGCGACGAGCCGCTGGATGTCTCGGCGGTGCACCCGGAAGCGTATCCGGTGGTCGAGCGCATCGTGGCCAGCACCGGCAAGCCGATCAAGGCCTTGCTGGGCGATGGCAGCTTCCTGCGCGGACTCAAGGCGGAGCTGTTCACCGACGAACGGTTCGGTCTGCCGACCGTGCGCGACATCCTCAAGGAGCTGGAAAAGCCCGGCCGCGACCCGCGCCCGGAGTTCAAGGCCGCGCAATTTGCCGAGGGCATCGAAGACATCAAGCACCTCAAGCCGGGCATGATTCTGGAAGGCGTGGTCAGCAACGTCGCTGCGTTCGGCGCCTTCGTCGATATCGGGGTGCATCAGGATGGCCTGGTGCACATCTCCGCGCTGTCGGACACCTTCGTCAAGGATCCGCGCGATGTGGTCAAGGCCGGCGACATCGTCAAGGTCAAGGTGCTGGAGGTGGATGTGGCGCGCAAGCGCATCGCATTGACCCGGCGGCTGTCCGACACGCCGCCAGTGGCCGATGGCGCGGCGCCCTCGCGCGATACGCGTGGCAATGGCGGGCCGGGGCAGGGCCGTCGCGACGGCGGTGGTGGACGTGGACCGGCGCAGGGCAACAGCAAGCCGCGCATCACCGCTCCCCCGGCCGATAACGCGCTGGCTGCCGCATTCGCCCGCGCCAAGCGCAGCTGA
- a CDS encoding PspC domain-containing protein, with translation MATTALSRSLNDRMIAGVVGGIARRFGWSSTLLRVLFVIVSIASAAFPGILVYLILWLLIPNQAD, from the coding sequence ATGGCCACCACCGCACTCTCCCGTTCCCTCAACGATCGCATGATCGCCGGCGTGGTCGGCGGTATCGCGCGTCGCTTCGGTTGGAGCTCCACGCTGCTGCGCGTGTTGTTCGTCATCGTGTCGATCGCCTCGGCCGCGTTTCCCGGCATCCTGGTCTACCTGATCCTATGGCTGCTGATTCCCAACCAGGCGGACTGA
- a CDS encoding class III poly(R)-hydroxyalkanoic acid synthase subunit PhaC, which translates to MKGPLGFSAEDLMQETLSLQRKLREGLKLLPGVEDVDYGVTEREEIWRDGKVVLYRFVGDQAPVARTPLLIVYALVNRPYMVDLQADRSLVKGLLSHGQDVYVLDWGYPDRSERYLTLEDYLLRYIDGAVDHLREHAGVDAVDVLGICQGGTFSLCYAALQRHKVRNLITMVTPVDFHTPDNMLSNWARMVDVDLFVDTMGNVPADLMNASYLMLKPFRLNLQKYVGLLDILDDKQALEDFLRMEKWIFDSPDLAGEAFREFVTLFYQRNGLVTGQVRIGGQAVDLQDVDMPVLNIYAEHDHLVPPDASRALRGLVGSADYSELSFRGGHIGIYVSGRAQREVPVAIHRWLQDRDGTA; encoded by the coding sequence ATGAAAGGGCCGCTGGGATTCAGTGCCGAAGACCTGATGCAGGAGACGCTATCGCTGCAGCGCAAGCTGCGCGAAGGCCTCAAGCTGCTGCCCGGCGTGGAGGATGTCGATTACGGCGTCACCGAGCGCGAGGAAATCTGGCGCGACGGCAAGGTGGTGCTGTATCGCTTCGTCGGCGACCAGGCGCCGGTTGCCCGGACGCCGCTGCTGATCGTGTACGCGCTGGTCAATCGCCCGTACATGGTCGACTTGCAGGCCGATCGCTCGCTGGTCAAGGGCTTGTTGAGCCATGGCCAGGATGTCTACGTGCTGGACTGGGGCTACCCGGACCGTTCCGAGCGCTATCTGACCCTGGAAGACTATCTGCTGCGCTACATCGACGGCGCAGTGGATCACTTGCGCGAGCACGCCGGGGTGGACGCGGTGGACGTGCTCGGCATCTGCCAGGGCGGCACCTTCTCGCTGTGCTACGCCGCGCTGCAGCGGCACAAGGTGCGCAACCTGATCACCATGGTCACCCCGGTGGACTTCCACACCCCTGACAACATGCTGTCCAACTGGGCGCGCATGGTCGATGTGGATCTGTTCGTGGACACCATGGGTAACGTGCCGGCGGACCTGATGAACGCCAGCTATCTGATGCTCAAGCCGTTCCGCCTCAACCTGCAGAAGTATGTGGGCCTGCTCGACATCCTCGACGACAAGCAGGCGTTGGAAGATTTCCTGCGCATGGAAAAGTGGATCTTCGATTCGCCCGACCTGGCAGGCGAGGCATTCCGCGAATTCGTCACCCTGTTCTACCAGCGCAACGGGTTGGTCACCGGGCAGGTGCGCATCGGCGGGCAGGCGGTCGACCTGCAGGATGTCGACATGCCGGTGCTGAATATCTACGCCGAACACGATCACCTGGTTCCGCCGGATGCCTCGCGCGCCCTGCGCGGGTTGGTGGGCAGTGCCGATTACAGCGAGCTGAGTTTTCGCGGCGGCCATATCGGGATCTATGTCTCCGGGCGTGCGCAGCGCGAGGTCCCGGTGGCGATCCATCGCTGGCTGCAGGACCGCGACGGCACCGCCTGA
- the phaE gene encoding class III poly(R)-hydroxyalkanoic acid synthase subunit PhaE, with protein sequence MMASSGSDNGNFQDKARQYWAAWGDAMRHGQAGAAAQPPPPAGGDAPQDWRKAVDWWSQLLPTHAAPQAQDAIDRFRTQAGDWFGTMQQVAAQFAGRDTSATEVSDAWRRAVQGQGEQLMQWTLGSLRGGSPGGFDPWLQEAAQTLGKWREENAPWLDMPAFGLNRNHQARLQKLARAQQEFQAQSHAYGEQLKAAIEQAFGRFTSKLGEHESSGSQLTSARALFDLWIEAAEESYADIALSDQFREVYGGFANAHMRLRAALQEEVEQLSERFGMPTRSEMDAAHRRIAELERAVRRMLRSATSASGKAGAPDAPDADPVAAASPRRKAAAAAGAARKPAAATKPVKTTAAGKPVSSVGAGKTKGKPAAGKPRGATS encoded by the coding sequence ATGATGGCAAGCAGCGGTTCGGACAATGGCAACTTTCAGGACAAGGCGCGCCAGTATTGGGCGGCTTGGGGAGATGCCATGCGTCATGGCCAGGCCGGCGCCGCTGCGCAACCGCCGCCGCCGGCAGGTGGCGATGCCCCGCAGGACTGGCGCAAGGCGGTGGACTGGTGGTCGCAGCTGTTGCCCACTCACGCCGCGCCACAGGCGCAGGACGCCATCGATCGCTTCCGCACCCAGGCCGGCGACTGGTTCGGCACCATGCAGCAGGTCGCCGCGCAGTTCGCCGGGCGCGACACCTCGGCCACTGAAGTCTCCGATGCCTGGCGGCGTGCCGTGCAAGGGCAGGGCGAGCAACTGATGCAGTGGACGCTGGGCTCGCTGCGCGGCGGCAGCCCGGGCGGTTTCGATCCCTGGTTGCAGGAGGCGGCGCAGACGCTGGGCAAGTGGCGCGAGGAAAACGCGCCGTGGCTGGACATGCCCGCATTCGGGCTGAACCGCAATCACCAGGCGCGCCTGCAGAAGCTGGCGCGTGCGCAACAGGAGTTCCAGGCCCAGTCGCATGCCTACGGCGAGCAGCTGAAGGCGGCGATCGAACAGGCCTTCGGGCGCTTCACCAGCAAGCTCGGCGAACACGAAAGCAGCGGCAGCCAGTTGACCAGCGCACGCGCCCTGTTCGATCTGTGGATCGAGGCGGCCGAAGAGTCCTACGCCGACATCGCGCTGTCGGACCAGTTCCGTGAGGTCTACGGCGGTTTTGCCAATGCGCATATGCGTCTGCGCGCCGCGCTGCAGGAAGAGGTGGAGCAGCTCAGCGAACGCTTCGGCATGCCCACACGTTCGGAAATGGATGCTGCACATCGCCGCATCGCCGAACTGGAGCGGGCGGTGCGGCGGATGCTGCGCAGCGCGACCAGCGCATCGGGCAAGGCGGGGGCGCCTGACGCGCCCGACGCCGATCCGGTGGCGGCTGCATCGCCCCGGCGCAAGGCGGCAGCTGCCGCAGGAGCGGCGCGCAAGCCGGCTGCCGCCACAAAACCGGTCAAAACCACTGCAGCAGGCAAGCCGGTTTCCAGCGTTGGTGCCGGCAAGACCAAAGGCAAACCCGCTGCCGGTAAACCGCGTGGAGCCACCTCATGA
- a CDS encoding CDP-alcohol phosphatidyltransferase family protein codes for MKRHFSMLRDFQLADWFTLANAFCGTGAVFAAMRFLQEGHRGDLLLGMALIPLAFVFDALDGHVARWRKASSTLGRELDSLADVISFGVAPAALGYACGMRGGWDWLVLSYFVCCGVSRLARYNVTAEEIAGEADKVPYFEGTPIPTSLVLVILLAVAASTGRVGEALWWGQWQLGPWQLHPLVLLFAVSGSLMISKTLRIPKP; via the coding sequence ATGAAACGCCATTTTTCGATGCTGCGCGATTTCCAACTCGCTGACTGGTTCACCCTGGCCAATGCCTTCTGCGGCACCGGGGCGGTCTTCGCGGCGATGCGCTTCCTGCAGGAAGGCCACCGTGGCGACCTGCTGCTGGGCATGGCATTGATTCCGCTGGCCTTCGTGTTCGATGCGCTGGATGGGCACGTGGCACGCTGGCGCAAGGCCTCGTCCACGCTGGGGCGCGAGCTGGACTCGCTGGCAGACGTGATCTCGTTCGGCGTCGCGCCGGCTGCGCTCGGTTATGCCTGCGGCATGCGCGGCGGCTGGGACTGGCTGGTGCTCAGCTATTTCGTCTGCTGCGGCGTGAGCCGGCTGGCGCGCTACAACGTGACCGCCGAAGAGATCGCCGGCGAGGCCGACAAGGTGCCGTACTTCGAAGGCACGCCCATTCCCACCAGCCTGGTGCTGGTGATCCTGCTGGCGGTGGCCGCCAGCACCGGCCGCGTCGGTGAGGCCCTGTGGTGGGGGCAGTGGCAGCTGGGCCCCTGGCAGTTGCATCCATTGGTGCTGCTGTTTGCGGTCTCCGGCTCGCTGATGATCAGCAAGACGCTGCGGATCCCCAAACCCTGA
- a CDS encoding 3-hydroxybutyrate dehydrogenase: MRSILITGAGSGIGAGIATHLARDGHHLLVSDLDLAAAERIAQQLRQAGGSAEALALDVSDEDSIVDALASASRAPQVLVNNAGLQQVAALEEFPMQRWALLVDVMLTGAARLSRAVLPGMRAAGYGRIVNIGSIHSLVASPYKSAYVAAKHGLVGLAKAIALETADCDITVNTLCPSYVRTPLVERQIADQARTRGIDEAAVIGDVMLKPMPKGAFIEYDELAGTVAFLMTPAARNITGQSIAIDGGWTAQ; the protein is encoded by the coding sequence ATGCGCAGCATCCTGATCACTGGCGCCGGCAGCGGCATTGGCGCCGGCATCGCCACCCATCTGGCCCGCGACGGCCACCATCTGCTGGTCAGCGACCTGGACCTGGCCGCCGCCGAACGGATCGCGCAGCAGCTGCGCCAGGCGGGCGGCTCGGCCGAGGCACTGGCGCTGGACGTGAGCGATGAAGACAGCATTGTGGATGCACTGGCCAGCGCATCGCGCGCGCCGCAGGTGCTTGTGAACAACGCCGGCCTGCAGCAGGTGGCTGCGCTGGAAGAGTTTCCGATGCAGCGCTGGGCGCTGCTGGTGGATGTGATGCTCACCGGCGCCGCACGCCTGAGCCGCGCGGTGTTGCCTGGCATGCGCGCAGCCGGCTACGGGCGCATCGTCAACATCGGCAGCATCCACTCGCTCGTCGCCAGCCCCTACAAGAGCGCCTATGTTGCGGCCAAGCATGGCCTGGTCGGCCTGGCCAAGGCGATCGCATTGGAAACCGCCGACTGCGACATCACCGTCAACACGCTCTGCCCCAGCTATGTACGTACGCCGCTGGTGGAGCGCCAGATCGCCGATCAGGCACGCACACGCGGCATTGACGAAGCGGCGGTGATCGGCGATGTGATGCTCAAGCCGATGCCCAAGGGCGCCTTCATCGAGTACGACGAGCTGGCCGGCACGGTGGCGTTTCTGATGACGCCTGCAGCGCGCAACATCACCGGGCAATCCATTGCCATCGATGGCGGCTGGACTGCCCAATAA
- a CDS encoding NUDIX hydrolase, producing MPYTPIVATLGYLLSPDGTQVLMIHRNARPGDQHLGKYNGLGGKVEPEEDVLACMRREIREEAGVECGDMQLRGTISWPGFGKQGEDWLGFVFLIRSFDGIPQASNPEGTLEWVSIAQMDQVPMWEGDRNFLPLVFDGDPRPFHGVMPYRDGRMQSWSYSRV from the coding sequence ATGCCCTATACCCCGATTGTCGCCACCCTGGGCTACCTGCTGTCGCCGGACGGCACGCAGGTGCTGATGATCCACCGCAATGCGCGTCCGGGCGATCAGCACCTGGGCAAGTACAACGGGCTAGGAGGCAAGGTGGAGCCGGAGGAGGACGTGCTGGCCTGCATGCGCCGCGAGATCCGCGAAGAGGCCGGTGTGGAGTGCGGCGACATGCAATTGCGCGGCACCATCAGCTGGCCCGGGTTCGGCAAGCAGGGCGAGGATTGGCTGGGGTTCGTGTTCCTGATCCGTAGCTTCGACGGCATCCCGCAGGCGTCCAATCCGGAAGGCACGCTGGAGTGGGTTTCCATCGCGCAGATGGATCAGGTGCCGATGTGGGAGGGCGACCGCAATTTCCTGCCGCTGGTATTCGACGGCGACCCGCGGCCGTTCCATGGCGTGATGCCGTACCGCGATGGGCGCATGCAGTCCTGGAGTTATTCGCGCGTCTGA